A segment of the Streptomyces sp. Tu 2975 genome:
CATTTCACAGCAGCTCTTCCTACTGATTGATGACGCACCACCCGCTCGGGCGGTTCAGTTCAACCGGGCTGTCCTTTCGGGTGGTTCGCAGTGGCCCGGGCGGGCTAGTCAAAACGGGCCAGTACCAGGAGCACCGATACGCCCCGCGACCGGGAGGTCGCGGGGCGTATCAGGGTGTCTCCTGTGGGTGTGATGTCCGGAGTGTCCTCCTGTCAGGCGGCCGGCGAGTCCAGCAGCGGGGCCGGCGTCACCCGCAGGGTCATGAGGGGCAGCAGGTCCGCGACCCGGTGCGGCCGGTGGGCGGCTATGCCCGGTGGCGCGGGGGCGAGGGGGACGAGCACGTCGGAAGGCTGCGGAGTGCCGGACGCGGCGTCGGCCTCGACGTCGCCGTGCAGCCAGAGGGTCAGCATGTAGAGCTCGGGAACGGACAGCAGTCTGGGCTGGAACGGCGTCCCGGTCGACTCGGCCTGGCGCAGGGCGCGTTCGGTCGAGTCGAGGTAGGGGCCCTCGAAGAAGTGGGAGAAGGTCCAGCCGTCCGGCGTCAGCATGGTGTCCGCGGCGGCCACGGTGCGGTCGCCGCTGCGGATCAGGAAACGCCAGCCGGTGAGCCTGGTGTGCGGGGTGCGGCCGCTCGGCACGATCCGGTCCAGTACATGGACCGGCAGCGGCAGTTCGGCACTCAGGGGCCCCTGGACGGACCTCAGAGCGGGGTTCGGGCCTCGCGGACGGCTGTGGGGGAACCGAGTGCCGCGAGGACGCTTCGCAGGGCAGGCGCGGGGGCCGGGGGGACAAGCAGCGGCATGGTGGGTCGCCTCTCACTCAGGAGACACGGTGGAGCGTGAAGGTGCGGACGTCACTGTCTGCGTGCGGGGCGGCCAGCGGCCGGAAGACACCGGATACGAACTCACCGCCCTCGCGGAGTTTATACGACGCGTGTTCACGTAATGTTTCCGCTACCCGTCGAGGGTATTTCGGGCAAGGCGTGAACCAGCCCGTTTCATGCGGCATTTCTGCTGCTTTCCCGTGCTGTCGAGGCCGCGGGCCTGCGGTTTCGGCTCCGACGCGGTAGGCCGAATCCAGTCTGTGTTTTTCGCCGCCGTCCATGCCTGCAATTGCGGTTCGCCTCATGCCGGTGGAATGTGCCTGCCGGGCGTCTGTGTCCAGCCTACCGGCCGCAGAGTCCGCGCGGGACGTTATGGATCAATGAGGCTGGGCATTATCGTCCGTGACGTGAGCGGTCCTCGCCACGTGGACCCACTCGAGGAGGGACGCTTCGATGGGGAGAAGGTCGAGGCAGGCCGGTTCGACCTGTCCGATCGGCAGCGGTACAGAGGCAAGCTGCAACAGTGCCTGGCCGCCCTGGGGCGGCTTCTGGCGGAGAAGAGGTTCGACCGGCCCAAGAATCTGATGGGGCTCGAGATAGAGCTGAATCTCGCGGGCGCCGACGGGATGCCTCGGATGATGAATGCCGAAGTTCTCTCCCGTATCGCCAGCCCCGATTTCCAGACCGAGCTCGGCATGTTCAATCTGGAAGTAAACATCGTTCCCCACCGATTGGGCGGTCGTGTGCTCGATCAGCTGGCGGAGGAGTTGCATACCGGGCTGGGATATGCCGATCGCAAGGCGCAGGAGCTCGGTTCCGGGATCGTGATGATCGGCATTCTGCCGACGCTGGCGCAGCAGGATCTGGTGTCCGCGAACCTCTCCGACGTGGACCGTTACATGCTGCTCAACGATCAGATCGTGGCGGCCCGCGGGGAGGACTTCACCCTCGACATCGAGGGGTGGAACGGCTCACGTGCACGTCTGCGTCGATCGCGCCGGAAGCCGCCTGTACGTCGGTGCAGCTGCATCTCCAGGTCACCCCCGGCCGGTTCGCCGACGTGTGGAACGCGGCGCAGGCGGTGGCCGCCGTGCAGGTCGCGGTCGGCGCCAACGCGCCGTTCCTGTTCGGCAAGGAGCTGTGGCGCGAATCGCGGCCGCCGCTCTTCCAGCAGGCCACGGACACCCGCCCGCCGGAGCTCCAGGCACAGGGGGTCCGCCCGCGGACCTGGTTCGGTGAGCGCTGGGTGGAGTCGGCCTACGACCTCTTCGAGGAGAACATCCGGTACTTCCCCGCGCTGCTGCCCTTCTGCGACGACGAGGACCCGCTGCGGGTCCTCGAGGACGGCGGAGTGCCGCGGCTCCAGGAGCTTGTCCTGCACAACGGCACGATCTACCGCTGGAACCGTCCGGTGTACGCGGTCGTCGACGGCGTCCCCCACCTGCGGGTGGAGAACCGCGTGCTGCCCGCCGGCCCGACGGTGACCGATGTGATCGCCAATGCCGCGTTCTACTACGGTCTGGTGCGAGCGCTGGCGGAGGACGCTCGTCCGGTGTGGACGCGGCTGCCCTTCGCCGCCGCCGACGAGAACTTCGAGACCGCGTGCCGGCACGGTATCGACGCCGAGCTCCAGTGGCCCCGCCCGGGCCGTGGCGGCGTCACCCGGGTGCCGGTCGTCAAGCTCGTCCGGGACGAGTTGCTGCCGCTGGCCGCGGCGGGTCTCGACGCGTGGAACGTGGCGCCCGCCGATCGCGACCTGTATCTGGGCGTGATCGAGGAGCGGTGCCGTCGCCGGATGAACGGAGCCTCCTGGCAGGCGGACACCTATCACCGCGCCCGGGAGGCGGGGTTGGAGCGCGAGGTGGCGCTGGCGGCGATGACCCGTCGCTACTGCGAGCTGATGCGTGAGGGGCAGCCGGTGCACACATGGCCGGTGGGCTTCCCGGGGGCGCGCTCCTGACCGACCCGGGCGCGCGGCCGCACGGTGCTCGGCGCGGTCCCGGGCGCGTGCGCGGGACCTGGCTGCGACCGCCGTAGGTTCGTCGGGCAAGCTGTGACGTCCCATGCGGTGGAGCAACTGGAGGCTGTAGTGCAGGCGCAGGCGGGAGACGCGGCCGGGTCCTTTCCGCGGGAGGCGGTGTCGCGCAGGACCCTCCGGTCGGAGACGCTGCTCGTGCTCGCCCTGTCGCTCGGCGCCAGTGGCGTGTCCGCGCTGATCAGCTTCATCGGATCACTGACGAAGCCCGGCGGGCTGAAGGACCAGGCCGCGACACTCAACGGGTCCTTCGCGCCGGGGCGGCCGTGGCTCGATCTGGCCTGGCAGCTCTTCGGGATCGCGTCGGCGTTGGTGCCCGTCGCACTCGTCGCGCATCTGCTGATCCGGGAGCGCGCCGGGCTCTCCTCGATCGGTTTCGACCGGAGCCGGCCCTGGTCCGACATCGGCCGCGGCGCGCTCGTCGCCGCCGGCATCGGGAGCGCGGGGCTGGCCTTCTATCTGGTGGCGAGGGCCTCCGGGTTCAATCTCACCGTCGTGCCCGAGGCGCTGCCCGAGGTCTGGTGGAAGTATCCGGTGCTGATCCTCTCCGCGATCCAGAACTCCGTGGTGGAGGAGGTGATCGTCGTCGGGTACCTGCTGCGCAGGCTCGATCAGCTCGGCTGGACACCGATGGCGGCGCTGGTCGCGAGTTCGGTGCTGCGCGGCTCTTACCACCTGTACCAAGGCATCGGCGGGTTCATCGGCAACATGGTGATGGGCGTGGTCTTCGTCCTGTTGTACCGCAGGTGGGGCCGGGTGGGGCCGCTGGTGGCGGCGCACGCGCTGCTCGACATCGTCGCCTTCGTCGGATACGGACTGCTGTCCGGGAAGGTGGACTGGCTTCCCACGCCGTGACCGACGGCCGGGCGGCGCGACCGAGGGGGTGCACGGCAGACGCCGTGCACCCCCTCGGTCGTGGTGCGTTCAGGGAGTGGTGAGCAGTTCGCCGTCGATCACGGTCACCGCGCGCCCGGTCAGCAGGGTGCGCTCGCCGCGCAGGGCGGTGCGGACCAGGCCGGAGCGGGCCGAGGCCTGGAGGCCGGTCAGCTCGTCGCGGCCGAGGCGCGCGGACCAGAAGGGCGCGAGCGCCGTGTGGGCGCTTCCGGTGACCGGGTCCTCGTCGATGCCGACCCGGGGGAAGAAGCCGCGGGAGACGAAGTCGTAGCCGGTGGAGGCGTCCGCCGCGGCGGCGGTGGCGATGATGCCTCGCTCGGAATGCGCCACGAGGGCGGCGAAATCGGGGTCCAGGGAGCGTACGGACTGTTCGTCGGCCAGTTCGACGAGCAGGTCCCCGATGTGGGGCCCGGTGTCATGGGCGGCGAGCACCTTCGCGCCGAGCGCCTCGGCGACGCCGTCGGGGACCGCCACCTCTCGTAGCGGGGCCGTGGGGAAGTCGAGGGTGACCGTGCCGTCCTCGTGTGCGGTGGTCCGCAGGATGCCGCAACGCGCGGTGAAGCGCAGCGTGCCCGTCGCCGCTCCCGTCGTGTGCAGCACGTGTGCGGTGGCCAGCGTGGCGTGGCCGCACATGTCGACCTCCGTGGCCGGCGTGAACCAGCGCAGTGCCCAGTCCGCGTCGCTCCCGGCGGGCAGGGGGTGGGCGAAGGCGGTCTCGGAGAGGTTCAGCTCCGCGGCGACCTGCTGGAGCCAGGTGCCGGGAGGGAATCCGGTGGAGTCCAGCAGCAGCACTCCGGCGGGATTGCCCGCGAAGGGGCGGTCGGTGAAGGCGTCGACGATTCGAATCCGCATGGGCCGACCGTAGAGCTCCGGTGAACCGGCAGGCCAAGGCCAATTCGGGGTCGGCGGCCCGGTGGCCCTTGTCGTTCGATAGTTTCCGATATATCGTTGAAGCATCGCGACTGATCACGATGGAAGGAGCGTAGCGATGCGTTCACATGAGCACGGGCCGGAAGGCGGCCGCGGACACTGCGGGCCCGGCCATCACGGTTGGGGTGAGTACGAGGGCCGTCGCGCCGCGTTCGGGCCCTGGGGGCCGCCGTTCGGTGGGCCCTTCGGTGGTGGCCGGGGGCGTGGCGGCGGCCGGGGCAGGGCGCGGCGCGGCGATGTGCGCGCCTCGATCCTGGCCCTGCTGAAGATCCGCCCGATGCACGGCTACGAGATGATCCAGGAGATCGACGAGCGCAGCGGCGGGGCGTGGAAGCCCAGCCCCGGGTCCGTCTATCCGACCCTCCAGATGCTGGAGGACGAGGGTCTGATCGTCAGCGAGAGCGACGGCGGCAAGAAGCTGTTCACGCTGACCGACACCGGGCGTGCGGAGGCCGAATCGGGGCCGGAGGCTCCCTGGGAGGAGGCCGGCCGCGGTGTCGACTGGGACACGGTCAACGAGATCCGGCAGGCCGGCTTCGGTCTGATGGAGGCGTTCGGCCAGGTCTGGAAGTCGGGCAGCGCCGAGCAGCGGCAGAAGGCCGTCGCCGTGATCAACGAGGCCCGCAAGAAGCTCTACCTGATCCTGGCCGACGAGCACTGAGCCAAGGTGCGAAGGGCCCCGCGTCAGTGCGGGGCCCTTCTGCTGTCCTTGCGACCGGCTCCGTCGGCGAGGGCCGCTCGGGCGACCGGCCCGCCGGGCGTGGGCGAGGTCAGGCGACCAGTCCGCCCAGCTTGCGGAGCGACTCGTCGAGCGCCGCGGTCGCCGAGTCCTTCAGCTTGCCGGCCATGAGCGAGACGGCCGCGCCGGTGAACTCGCCGTCTATGCGCACGTCGGTCGCGCCGCCGGCCGGGGTGAGCGAGTAGCGGGTGCCGACGACGACGGACATCGGCCCCTTGCCCCTGATGGCGAGCACCCGCTCGGCCTCCAGTTCCTCCACGGTCCAGGTCACCTCGGCGGGGAAACCCATCAGCTTCATGTTCTCCGTGAAGGTGGCACCTGTCTCCAGCGGTTCGGGGCCGCCCTCGGGGAAGCTGGTGTGGGTGGCGTTCCAGCGGCCGTACGAGGCGAAGTCGGTGAGCTGGGCCCAGACCTTCGCGGCCGGTGCCTCGATGCGCGCCTCGGCGCTGACTTCGGCCATGCGACCACCCCTTCATGTCGGGTTCCGGTGCGCGGACCGTAGTCGTGCGTGCGGGAACATTCAATACTGATGGCTCGTCAGATTCGTGTGGTGCGGCCGGTCGTCACCGGCGGGACGCACGGGACGAGTCAGGGAAGGCCGGCACCTTCTCCTCCGTAAGGAGGAGGAATCGCCCGGGTGTGCCCAACTCCGGTGGGATGCCCAAATGCTTCCCCGCGTGGACGCCCGGGCCGCGGATGCCTGATGAGGTGGAAGACGTGCGAAGTCCTGCCCCGTGGCTGCCCCGGCAGCACCCTGCCGCCCCTGTCCGTGCCGATCTCGAAGCCGCGCTCACCGTGGAGCTGGCCTCGGTGGTCGCCGGTGCCCGAAGGCGGGTGTTGCGCGACGGTGACAGGCAGATCGACACCGCCCATCTCCTTCACTCCCTGATGGAACAGGACCCCGGGGTCCGGGCGGCGTTCGGGTCGCCCGCGCACGTGGCGCGTGTGCTCGGCTACCTCGTCCAGCGCAGCATCGGCTACGGGCTCGCCTGGAGGGGGTCCGTCGAGGACTCGGGCGCGCTGCCGGTGGTGCGCGAGGGGGGTGCGCCGTGGCTGCCGTGGCGGGACGCCGTAGCGCCCGATACGGCCCAGGCGCCCGGCGGGCAGGCCGGCGCCGCGCTGCCCGACCTGCCGGGCTGGTCGCCGTCGGCCGTGGCCGCCTTGGTGGGCGCGCTGGCCAGGGCGAGGAAGCGCGGTGACACCCGGGCCGAAGGGATCGACGTGCTGGCCCGCATCGCCGCTGATCGCGACTGCCGGGCCGCAGAAGTGCTGCGCAGGGCCGGGATCGACGTGTCGCTGCTGGCGGCGCGGATCGCGGAGCAGGTGTCCGCAGGGCCCGCCGCGTAGGGGTTCTCGAGGGCGGCCAGGACGCGTCTCGACATGTGTCACAGGGATGACGGTGCTGACGGCTGCTGACATGATGTGCCGATGCAAGCGTCTCAGGGAAGGAGCGCCGGCCTGGGACTCGCCCTGGGCTCGGCGTTCGCGTTCGGTGGATCGGGTGTCGCGGCCAAGCCGCTGATCGAGGCGGGACTCGACCCGCTCCATGTCGTGTGGCTACGGGTCGCGGGCGCCGCGCTCGTGATGCTCCCGTTGGCCTGGCGTCACCGCGGACTGCTGAGGCGCAGGCCCGCGCTGCTGGCCGGCTTCGGGCTGCTGGCCGTGGCGGGCGTGCAGGCGTGCTACTTCGCGGCGATCTCCCGCATCCCCGTCGGCGTCGCACTGCTCATCGAGTACCTGGCTCCCGCGCTCGTGCTCGGCTGGGTCCGCTTCGTCCAGCGCAGGCCGGTGACCAGGGCCGCCGCCGCGGGCGTCGTGCTGGCGGTCGCGGGCCTCGCGTGTGTCGTCGAGGTCTGGGCGGGCCTGCGGTTCGACGTGCTCGGGCTGCTGCTCGCCCTCGGCGCCGCCTGCTGTCAGGTGGGCTACTTCGTCCTGTCCGACCAGGGCGGCGACGGCGACGACGCCCCCGACCCGCTGGGCGTGATCGCCTACGGCCTTCTCATCGGCGCCGTGGTGCTGACGGTCGTGGCCCGGCCGTGGGGCATGGACTGGTCGCTGCTCGCCGGTACCGCCGACATGGGGCGAACCGCCCTCCCGGCCGCGCTGCTGCTGGGGTGGATCGTGCTGATCGCCACCGTGCTCGCGTACGTCACCGGTGTCGTGTCGGTGCGCAGGCTCTCGCCGCAGGTGGCCGGTGTCGTCGCGTGCCTGGAGGCGGTCATCGCCACCGTGCTGGCATGGGTGCTGCTGCGTGAGCATCTCTCGGCGCCGCAGATCTTCGGTGGCGCGGTCGTCCTGTTCGGGGCGTTCATCGCACAGTCCCAGGCGCCCCGGCCGCCGTCCGGACCGGTGGCGGCGGGTGGGCCGGAAGCCCTGCCCGCGGCGGCCGGCGACGGGTCGGTCGCGGGGGAGTTGCCCGCCGGCCACCGTGCGCCGTAGGGTGGCGATCATGCATTCGACCGTACTTCCGCCTCCCGCCGCCTAGCGCGGGCGGACGTTCTCAAGAAGACCTGGCTCGGGGTGTCTTCCCCGAGCGGTCGGTACTGCCCGTGTGACTGAGCCGAGCGATCAGCCGTCCCGTTCTTCATACGGAGAAGTCACGTGTCGAATTCCTCTTCAACTCCTGTCGGCGTGCCCGCCATCATGTCCGTGGGCCGTGGTCTGACCTTTCTCGTCTTCGCCGGGTTCGCCTGGGGGACCGCCGGCGCCGCCGCCTCACTCGTCTTCGCGGTGAGCGATCTGGGGCCGCTCGCCCTGTCGTTCTGGCGGTGCTTCGGCGGGCTCCTGCTGCTGCTTCCCGTCCTCGCGATGCGCGCCCGCCGTCGCCGGGGGACCACCGAGCCCGCCGAACCGCGCCGGCGGAGGGTGCTGCGGATCGTCGCCACGGGAGTCGGCCTCACCGTCTTCCAGAGCGCCTACTTCGCGGCCGTCGAGGCGACCGGCCTTGCCGTCGGCACCGTCGTGACGCTGGGCGCCGGTCCTGTGCTCATCGCCGTGGGGGCACGGCTCACCATGGGG
Coding sequences within it:
- a CDS encoding type II CAAX endopeptidase family protein; the encoded protein is MQAQAGDAAGSFPREAVSRRTLRSETLLVLALSLGASGVSALISFIGSLTKPGGLKDQAATLNGSFAPGRPWLDLAWQLFGIASALVPVALVAHLLIRERAGLSSIGFDRSRPWSDIGRGALVAAGIGSAGLAFYLVARASGFNLTVVPEALPEVWWKYPVLILSAIQNSVVEEVIVVGYLLRRLDQLGWTPMAALVASSVLRGSYHLYQGIGGFIGNMVMGVVFVLLYRRWGRVGPLVAAHALLDIVAFVGYGLLSGKVDWLPTP
- a CDS encoding PhzF family phenazine biosynthesis protein, whose amino-acid sequence is MRIRIVDAFTDRPFAGNPAGVLLLDSTGFPPGTWLQQVAAELNLSETAFAHPLPAGSDADWALRWFTPATEVDMCGHATLATAHVLHTTGAATGTLRFTARCGILRTTAHEDGTVTLDFPTAPLREVAVPDGVAEALGAKVLAAHDTGPHIGDLLVELADEQSVRSLDPDFAALVAHSERGIIATAAAADASTGYDFVSRGFFPRVGIDEDPVTGSAHTALAPFWSARLGRDELTGLQASARSGLVRTALRGERTLLTGRAVTVIDGELLTTP
- a CDS encoding PadR family transcriptional regulator; protein product: MRSHEHGPEGGRGHCGPGHHGWGEYEGRRAAFGPWGPPFGGPFGGGRGRGGGRGRARRGDVRASILALLKIRPMHGYEMIQEIDERSGGAWKPSPGSVYPTLQMLEDEGLIVSESDGGKKLFTLTDTGRAEAESGPEAPWEEAGRGVDWDTVNEIRQAGFGLMEAFGQVWKSGSAEQRQKAVAVINEARKKLYLILADEH
- a CDS encoding SRPBCC family protein; the encoded protein is MAEVSAEARIEAPAAKVWAQLTDFASYGRWNATHTSFPEGGPEPLETGATFTENMKLMGFPAEVTWTVEELEAERVLAIRGKGPMSVVVGTRYSLTPAGGATDVRIDGEFTGAAVSLMAGKLKDSATAALDESLRKLGGLVA
- a CDS encoding Clp protease N-terminal domain-containing protein, yielding MRSPAPWLPRQHPAAPVRADLEAALTVELASVVAGARRRVLRDGDRQIDTAHLLHSLMEQDPGVRAAFGSPAHVARVLGYLVQRSIGYGLAWRGSVEDSGALPVVREGGAPWLPWRDAVAPDTAQAPGGQAGAALPDLPGWSPSAVAALVGALARARKRGDTRAEGIDVLARIAADRDCRAAEVLRRAGIDVSLLAARIAEQVSAGPAA
- a CDS encoding EamA family transporter, which codes for MQASQGRSAGLGLALGSAFAFGGSGVAAKPLIEAGLDPLHVVWLRVAGAALVMLPLAWRHRGLLRRRPALLAGFGLLAVAGVQACYFAAISRIPVGVALLIEYLAPALVLGWVRFVQRRPVTRAAAAGVVLAVAGLACVVEVWAGLRFDVLGLLLALGAACCQVGYFVLSDQGGDGDDAPDPLGVIAYGLLIGAVVLTVVARPWGMDWSLLAGTADMGRTALPAALLLGWIVLIATVLAYVTGVVSVRRLSPQVAGVVACLEAVIATVLAWVLLREHLSAPQIFGGAVVLFGAFIAQSQAPRPPSGPVAAGGPEALPAAAGDGSVAGELPAGHRAP